Below is a window of Humulus lupulus chromosome 2, drHumLupu1.1, whole genome shotgun sequence DNA.
acgccgacagttaataggtgtcgtcgTTGTTGGCAATgtcgacagttattaggtgtcgtgaTTGACTCTCTATGGTgatagtttttaactgtcgcaaaGTTTCCACACCAGAGGACATTGCAAATATGTTGTCAATGCTTCCTGGTTTCAAAATCAACGCAAAAATTGCAGTAAAAGAATAcacatcaaaaattaaattaacatttgTAGCATTAACTTtatatttgattagttctaacactttctaaataaaagaaatacacaGTTCCAAAAAAATTTGTCATAAAATGAATCTTTTGCATAGTATGCACCTCAAAAAGCTAAATTAACTCAACCTATAATTTGTTAGATTGATTCtgtatttgattagttctaacaatttcaaataaaagaaaTAGAAAGTTCAAAAAATGACTTAATCCCCTCACATAGGTACTAAACATGCATGCCATCATTTAACGAGATGCGGTAGAATATATTTTGCCTACTCTTCTTGAACTTCATTAAGTTCAACGTCAGTATAAGGTAAATCTGAATTGAACtgcaaataatttaaattataagTTACATGTCAaatatttatgaaattaaaatataacattattAAAGTTAAAAGGTAAACACATTTAGTTATTACATTATTCGATAGATATGCTCTGGTTCTTTGTTGTGAAATGAGATCCCTAGCATACTTCATGCAGTAGATACCGCACTCTGTGGTTTTTGGTTGTTGTCGGCATTGTTAACATGGACAAATGTAAAAGTATATTACATATACTTGTTAGTATACTTATAATGTAAATCTTATGTTTTATAATGTTACTTACTTTTGGACTATAATACTTTAGACTTACAACTCTTTTTCCTTTTTCCGTATCATTTAGCGTGAAAGCACTATACATAATAAAAGTATTTTAATTAGCAAACAAGTACtattaaaaagataatatactTTAAGGAATGAAACTTATATAAACTTACAGCCTAACTATATTTTTAAACTCAATGCGTAATTGATGGTTAATGGGATCCAAGAACGCCACTGAATGTGAGTGAGGTTGAAATAACAATAACATCCAATGCTCACTagaaaacaaacaatcaaatatttagaaGATGACTATATGAACTTAACATTTCAAAACTCAATATAAACTTACTTGTTATTCCAGGGACAAATAAGGAACTGCTTCTCGCCCATTTGAATGAATCGATCTTTAAATGCTTGGGCACGCTTATTCTCATGACCTACACTAACTTCACCTGGATGCTGAAATGCGTACAAATGATCCAACCTATTGGTATGTAGTATATCATCCAACAACCTAtaaattaatcatatttaattataaaaggcaTGCATATAATTTAAACTTTAAATTATAAAAGACATGAATATATACCTCAAATACAATATCATTAGAGTTTGCCCAATCTTGTCCATGTTGCAAAATTGTGTCACATCATCCTTGAAAAGGGTAGCAATCGTGTTGTATCCAAAAACATGCGATGGGATATTAATCTTCTTGTGGTAGTCATTATCCCATGGTGATACAAACTTCAACAAAGAGGTCATATTTCTTGACATAGATGTCAAATCATTGTGAGAGATTGACACTACCTCCTGTGTCAATGGCTCTACACGCGGAAGCTTTGGGGTTGTGGATGTTGAGTGGAAGGTATCATCACCAACTCTTCCAATCTCTTCATCGGTCCCAGACTTCACTCAAAACTTTAACTTTAGATGTGGCCTGTACATCGAATGACTCCTAcataaagaaacaaaataattaatcaattaataaacaaCTATATATGTCCACTCATATACaagttaataaaatttaaaaacttaCATTAATTTCCTTCCAAATTAGCTCTTTAGTTTCATTTGGGACCAACCTCCAGTCATCGATATTCAAAGGAATATGACAACATGCCAACACTCCAATACGACTTGCCATCTTCATTGCCCCCTTTCCAATTGATATCCTCAATTGATTATATTCAACCACTAATTTTTGACCCTCACTTCTAGCCTTTATGACGTCAGCACAAACTGTTTTGCCCCTATATATCTTCGAAATTTTAACATCTTGTGGgatttcacccatctcatcattGTCATCGCCAAATGGGTCAACATCATCATCAGATAAAGgaggtgttgacgccgtttttcgtcaatagtgaaagaagagcacgtaaacaataatcagtaatggccaataaacaTATGATAAtgcacacgattttttacgtggttcagctgttaaatctgcctagtccacgagt
It encodes the following:
- the LOC133816445 gene encoding uncharacterized protein LOC133816445, which produces MGEIPQDVKISKIYRGKTVCADVIKARSEGQKLVVEYNQLRISIGKGAMKMASRIGVLACCHIPLNIDDWRLVPNETKELIWKEINESFDVQATSKVKVLSEVWDR